A genomic segment from Motilibacter aurantiacus encodes:
- a CDS encoding LacI family DNA-binding transcriptional regulator — MVSIHELSRRSGVSVSTVSRALNGYTDVSAATRQRVQELARELGYSPSEAARTLVRRRSTMVGVVWDPGFGQPAPHPFLHQVLDGIRYGLGNRGYDTLLVAPVLDEAAQDAEAYVRRARQLSLAGVVVMGVDPAQPCVRGLIDSDVPVVLVDIDRRGPRTVRLTSDNVGGAALAARHLHALGRRRLACISGPLDLPTSEDRLRGFRDELAGLGHDLPGELVAAGDFFHDGGAEAMRGLLALPERPDGVFGCSDLMALGAMSAIGDAGLRVPDDIAVVGFDDVPAAAYARPRLTTVRQDVPAFSAAAAEQVLALAASPPDEEPEGAVVLETSLVVRESCGAAG, encoded by the coding sequence ATGGTCTCGATCCATGAGCTGTCACGGCGCAGCGGCGTCTCCGTCTCCACCGTCAGCCGCGCGCTGAACGGCTACACCGACGTCAGCGCCGCGACCCGGCAGCGGGTGCAGGAGCTGGCCCGCGAGCTGGGCTACTCCCCGAGCGAGGCCGCCCGGACCCTCGTCCGCCGGCGCAGCACCATGGTCGGCGTCGTCTGGGACCCGGGCTTCGGCCAGCCGGCGCCCCACCCGTTCCTGCACCAGGTGCTCGACGGGATCCGCTACGGCCTCGGCAACCGCGGCTACGACACGCTGCTCGTCGCCCCCGTCCTCGACGAGGCGGCCCAGGACGCCGAGGCGTACGTCCGGCGCGCCCGGCAGCTCAGCCTCGCCGGCGTCGTGGTGATGGGCGTCGACCCGGCACAGCCCTGCGTGCGCGGGCTCATCGACAGCGACGTCCCGGTGGTCCTCGTCGACATCGACCGGCGCGGCCCGCGCACCGTCCGGCTGACCTCGGACAACGTCGGTGGCGCCGCCCTGGCCGCGAGGCACCTGCACGCTCTCGGCCGGCGCAGGCTCGCCTGCATCTCCGGCCCGCTTGACCTGCCGACCTCCGAGGACCGGCTGCGCGGGTTCCGCGACGAGCTCGCCGGGCTCGGCCACGACCTGCCCGGCGAGCTCGTCGCCGCCGGCGACTTCTTCCACGACGGCGGCGCCGAGGCGATGCGCGGCCTGCTGGCGCTGCCCGAGCGGCCCGACGGCGTCTTCGGCTGCAGCGACCTCATGGCGCTGGGCGCGATGTCGGCGATCGGGGACGCCGGCCTTCGGGTGCCCGACGACATCGCGGTGGTCGGCTTCGACGACGTGCCCGCAGCGGCGTACGCCCGGCCGCGGCTCACGACCGTCCGGCAGGACGTCCCCGCCTTCAGCGCCGCCGCCGCCGAGCAGGTCCTCGCGCTCGCCGCGAGCCCGCCCGACGAGGAGCCCGAGGGGGCGGTCGTGCTCGAGACCAGCCTGGTGGTGCGCGAGTCCTGCGGCGCCGCGGGCTGA
- a CDS encoding aldose 1-epimerase family protein, whose protein sequence is MIPSGEQVELSAAGYTAVVTQVGAGLRSLRAHGRPLVREYPADSLTPVSSGVVLAPWPNRIRDGAYSFDGRDHLVPINEHDRGNALHGLVAWSAWDVAERSAERAVLRTRVWPSPAYPTILDLEAEYALGPDGLEWTLRAVNAGDVSAPYGASIHPYVLPGAAGTVDDWTLRLPAARYLDVDPERLLPREVLPVEGTPFDFRAGRAVEDLFVDHAFTEVSFGEDGYARVQVLGADGTGVEVVWDSASPWVQVHTADRPEPELNRTGLAVEPMTCPPDAFNSGTDLVTLAPGAEHAVSWRIRALDGS, encoded by the coding sequence GTGATCCCCTCTGGCGAGCAGGTCGAGCTCTCGGCGGCCGGGTACACCGCCGTCGTGACGCAGGTCGGCGCCGGGCTGCGCAGCCTGCGCGCCCACGGGCGCCCGCTCGTCCGCGAGTACCCCGCGGACTCCCTCACGCCCGTCAGCAGCGGCGTGGTCCTGGCGCCCTGGCCCAACCGCATCCGCGACGGGGCGTACTCCTTCGACGGCCGGGACCACCTCGTCCCGATCAACGAGCACGACCGCGGCAACGCCCTGCACGGGCTGGTCGCCTGGTCGGCCTGGGACGTCGCCGAGCGGTCCGCCGAGCGCGCGGTGCTGCGCACCCGGGTGTGGCCTTCCCCGGCGTACCCCACGATCCTCGACCTCGAGGCGGAGTACGCGCTCGGCCCGGACGGGCTGGAGTGGACGCTGCGCGCGGTCAACGCCGGGGACGTCAGCGCCCCGTACGGCGCGTCGATCCACCCGTACGTGCTGCCGGGCGCGGCCGGGACCGTCGACGACTGGACGCTGCGGCTGCCCGCGGCGCGCTATCTCGACGTCGACCCCGAGCGGCTGCTGCCGCGCGAGGTGCTGCCCGTCGAGGGGACGCCGTTCGACTTCCGCGCCGGCCGGGCCGTCGAAGACCTGTTCGTGGATCATGCGTTTACCGAAGTGTCGTTCGGCGAAGACGGCTACGCCCGCGTGCAGGTGCTCGGCGCCGACGGCACCGGGGTCGAGGTGGTCTGGGACAGCGCGAGCCCCTGGGTCCAGGTGCACACCGCCGACCGCCCCGAGCCGGAGCTGAACCGCACCGGGCTCGCGGTCGAGCCGATGACCTGCCCGCCCGACGCGTTCAACAGCGGCACCGACCTCGTCACGCTGGCGCCCGGCGCGGAGCACGCGGTGAGCTGGCGCATCCGGGCGCTCGACGGGAGCTGA
- a CDS encoding VOC family protein, producing the protein MLDHLGVPVSDVEASLEFYLRMFASCGVQEAMRHPVGESFVVGLAGPAGSPDFWLSPAGAGEARELHIAFAAPDRAAVDAVHTAAVSSGVEVLHPPREWPEYHPGYYAVFLRDPDGHNVEAVFHGP; encoded by the coding sequence ATGCTGGATCACCTCGGTGTGCCGGTGTCCGACGTCGAGGCGTCGCTCGAGTTCTACCTGCGGATGTTCGCGTCCTGCGGTGTGCAGGAGGCGATGCGCCACCCGGTGGGGGAGTCGTTCGTCGTGGGGCTGGCAGGCCCCGCAGGCAGCCCTGACTTCTGGCTCAGCCCGGCCGGTGCCGGCGAGGCCCGCGAGCTGCACATCGCGTTCGCGGCACCGGACCGGGCGGCCGTGGACGCGGTCCACACAGCGGCGGTCTCGTCCGGGGTGGAGGTGCTGCACCCGCCGCGCGAGTGGCCGGAGTACCACCCGGGCTACTACGCGGTGTTCTTGCGCGACCCCGACGGCCACAACGTCGAGGCGGTATTCCACGGCCCTTGA
- a CDS encoding putative bifunctional diguanylate cyclase/phosphodiesterase — translation MPDARSAAPVAPGSAPLTTLARLVRDISALRGLQPTLEAVAAAAVHDLGFTVATLSLVEPSGDLRTVAVAGSEEASAALLGGSGSRADWEALLAAGDPVGPFGELCFVPAGREPANGLQSWQLPRAEGPDAPGRWHAEDILCAPLRSTRHGLLGVLCVDLPHGAPRPSGSQLELLEAFAAQAALAIDNAQLVADAKAALDRELRARERQQAAVAELGQAALTADDLPELLRTVVATVASTLDAPMANLIECVPDGLRFAATYGASFPPGARPVNGGITAQALETGAPVVISDHALRDPGEHPLLTDAGIRSSAVIVVGSVRRWGVLAVHSRQQGAFGEEALHFLHAVSNVVAAAVERFRVEAEVRYSATHDALTGLPNRGLLHERMGAALSADRAAGTATALLLIDLDGFKDVNDSLGHQAGDVVLGQVATRLRERVRRGDVVARLGGDEFAVGLLDLKDADDAVTVAAGLYEQLLRPFDTPAGPVLLGGSIGVAIAPRHGPDTHTLLKHADLAMYRAKRERTGWAAFDPQVDEDASARLGLVNDLRSAIEGGQLRVAYQPVVDLATGTATGAEALVRWASLARGVQSPATFVPLAEQSGLIGGLTDVVLRSAAAQCVAWESSGRRMPVAVNLSGVVLADPGYPAELQRTLRELRLPPSLLKVEVTETTLVSESAVSALRRMNAEGIRVAVDDFGTGYSSLGRLKQLPVQTLKIDRSFVTGITGDRRDVAIVRSIVALADELGMNVIAEGIETRDVARMLWDLGVRRGQGYLFAPPMPAPQFEAWHDRWLSGDRADWHVAVA, via the coding sequence GTGCCGGACGCTCGTTCCGCCGCGCCCGTGGCGCCCGGCTCCGCCCCGCTCACCACGCTGGCCCGGCTGGTCCGCGACATCAGCGCCCTGCGCGGGCTGCAGCCCACGCTGGAGGCCGTCGCCGCCGCGGCGGTGCACGACCTCGGGTTCACGGTGGCGACGCTCAGCCTCGTCGAGCCGTCGGGCGACCTGCGCACGGTGGCGGTGGCCGGCTCCGAGGAGGCCAGTGCCGCGCTGCTCGGCGGCTCGGGCTCGCGCGCGGACTGGGAGGCGTTGCTCGCCGCCGGCGACCCCGTGGGCCCGTTCGGCGAGCTCTGCTTCGTGCCCGCCGGGCGCGAGCCCGCGAACGGGCTGCAGAGCTGGCAGCTGCCGCGGGCCGAGGGGCCGGACGCCCCGGGGCGGTGGCACGCCGAGGACATCCTCTGCGCGCCCCTGCGCTCGACCCGCCACGGGCTGCTCGGCGTGCTCTGCGTGGACCTCCCGCACGGCGCGCCCCGGCCCTCGGGGTCGCAGCTGGAGCTGCTCGAGGCCTTCGCCGCGCAGGCCGCCCTCGCGATCGACAACGCCCAGCTGGTCGCGGACGCCAAGGCCGCGCTCGACCGCGAGCTGCGCGCCCGGGAGCGCCAGCAGGCCGCGGTCGCCGAGCTGGGGCAGGCCGCGCTGACCGCGGACGACCTGCCCGAGCTGCTGCGTACCGTCGTGGCGACGGTCGCGAGCACGCTGGACGCGCCCATGGCCAACCTCATCGAGTGCGTCCCGGACGGGCTGCGCTTCGCCGCGACGTACGGCGCGAGCTTCCCGCCCGGCGCGCGCCCGGTCAACGGCGGGATCACCGCGCAGGCGCTGGAGACCGGCGCGCCGGTCGTGATCTCCGACCATGCGCTGCGCGACCCCGGCGAGCACCCGCTGCTCACCGACGCCGGCATCCGCAGCAGTGCGGTGATCGTCGTGGGCAGCGTGCGCCGGTGGGGGGTCCTCGCGGTCCACTCGCGCCAGCAGGGAGCCTTCGGCGAGGAGGCGCTGCACTTCCTGCACGCGGTCTCGAACGTCGTCGCCGCCGCGGTGGAGCGTTTCCGGGTCGAGGCCGAGGTGCGCTACAGCGCGACGCACGACGCGCTCACGGGACTGCCCAACCGCGGGCTGCTGCACGAGCGGATGGGCGCCGCCCTGAGCGCCGACCGGGCGGCCGGCACCGCGACCGCCCTTCTGCTCATCGACCTCGACGGGTTCAAGGACGTCAACGACTCGCTCGGCCACCAGGCAGGCGACGTCGTGCTCGGCCAGGTCGCCACCAGGCTGCGCGAGCGCGTACGCCGCGGGGACGTCGTCGCGCGGCTGGGCGGCGACGAGTTCGCGGTGGGGCTGCTCGACCTCAAGGACGCCGACGACGCGGTGACCGTCGCCGCCGGGCTCTACGAGCAGCTGCTGCGCCCCTTCGACACGCCCGCCGGGCCGGTGCTGCTCGGCGGCAGCATCGGCGTGGCCATCGCGCCCCGGCACGGCCCGGACACCCACACCCTGCTCAAGCACGCGGACCTGGCGATGTACCGCGCCAAGCGCGAGCGCACCGGCTGGGCGGCGTTCGACCCCCAGGTCGACGAGGACGCCAGCGCGCGGCTGGGCCTGGTCAACGACCTGCGCAGCGCCATCGAGGGCGGGCAGCTGCGGGTCGCGTACCAGCCCGTGGTCGACCTCGCCACCGGGACGGCCACCGGCGCGGAGGCCCTGGTGCGCTGGGCCTCGCTCGCCCGCGGCGTCCAGTCACCGGCCACGTTCGTGCCGCTCGCCGAGCAGAGCGGGCTCATCGGCGGCCTGACCGACGTCGTGCTGCGCAGCGCGGCCGCCCAGTGCGTGGCGTGGGAGAGCAGCGGGCGGCGGATGCCGGTCGCGGTCAATCTCTCCGGCGTGGTGCTCGCCGACCCCGGCTACCCCGCCGAGCTGCAGCGCACGCTGCGCGAGCTGCGCCTGCCCCCGAGCCTGCTCAAGGTCGAGGTGACCGAGACGACGCTGGTGAGCGAGTCCGCGGTCTCGGCCCTGCGCCGCATGAACGCCGAGGGCATCCGGGTCGCCGTCGACGACTTCGGCACGGGCTACTCGTCCCTCGGCCGGCTCAAGCAGCTGCCGGTGCAGACGCTGAAGATCGACCGCAGCTTCGTCACCGGCATCACCGGCGACCGGCGTGACGTCGCGATCGTGCGCTCGATCGTCGCGCTCGCCGACGAGCTCGGGATGAACGTGATCGCCGAGGGCATCGAGACGCGCGACGTCGCCCGCATGCTGTGGGACCTCGGCGTGCGCCGCGGGCAGGGCTACCTGTTCGCGCCGCCCATGCCCGCGCCGCAGTTCGAGGCCTGGCACGACCGGTGGCTCAGCGGGGACCGGGCCGACTGGCACGTGGCCGTCGCCTGA
- a CDS encoding sirohydrochlorin chelatase, with translation MPPTPAPAPGAPAAQLPADAPVVIAAHGTAEEAGLRTVEAMAERVATALPGRQVRVGYLDVVGPTVGETLAALDAPALVVPLLLAPGYHVDVDLPAVAAAAAHPVVCTAPVGPDERLVGLALRRLLEAGYEPGGPVVLGAAGSSSARSAAATAQAVRWLAARTGGEVVAAYASATPPTPAEAVARLRAGGARRVALATYLLAPGFFAERMHDAGADLVSAPLGDAPEVTEVVLDRVAGRGPAPLP, from the coding sequence GTGCCTCCCACCCCTGCCCCGGCGCCGGGCGCCCCCGCCGCGCAGCTGCCCGCCGACGCCCCGGTCGTGATCGCCGCGCACGGCACCGCCGAGGAGGCCGGGCTGCGCACCGTCGAGGCGATGGCCGAGCGGGTGGCCACCGCGCTGCCCGGGCGCCAGGTCCGGGTCGGCTACCTCGACGTCGTGGGGCCGACGGTCGGGGAGACGCTCGCCGCGCTCGACGCGCCCGCCCTGGTCGTCCCGCTGCTGCTCGCGCCCGGCTACCACGTCGACGTCGACCTGCCCGCGGTCGCCGCCGCAGCGGCCCATCCGGTGGTCTGCACAGCACCCGTCGGGCCCGACGAGCGGCTGGTCGGGTTGGCCCTCCGGCGGCTGCTCGAGGCCGGCTACGAGCCGGGCGGCCCGGTCGTGCTCGGCGCCGCCGGCTCCAGCTCGGCCCGCTCGGCCGCCGCCACCGCCCAGGCGGTGCGCTGGCTCGCGGCCCGCACCGGCGGCGAGGTGGTCGCGGCGTACGCCTCGGCGACCCCGCCGACGCCGGCCGAGGCGGTGGCGCGGCTGCGGGCCGGGGGAGCGCGCAGGGTCGCCCTCGCGACGTACCTGCTCGCCCCCGGCTTCTTCGCCGAGCGCATGCACGACGCCGGCGCCGACCTGGTGTCCGCCCCGCTGGGCGACGCGCCGGAGGTGACCGAGGTGGTGCTCGACCGGGTCGCGGGCAGGGGGCCGGCGCCGCTCCCCTAG
- a CDS encoding NAD(P)H-quinone oxidoreductase — protein sequence MHAVTIPVPGGPEALVWAEVDDPAPGPGELLLDVVAAGLNRADLLQRQGHYPPPPGAPAYPGLEVSGRVAALGPGVTGWAAGDEVCALLAGGGYAERVAVPAGQVLPLPRGVDLVTAAGLPETACTVWSNLVMRAGLAAGEWLLVHGGAGGIGTAAVQIGAALGARVVATAGSEEKLALCRQLGAEAAVSYRGDWVADVRAITGGGADVVLDPIGAKYLGPNVDVLAPDGRLVVIGMQGGTRGELDLGTLLAKRGAVHATALRSRPIAQKAQIVAQVREHVWPMVADGRVRVVVDSTYPMERAGEAHRRMAGGDVTGKVLLRA from the coding sequence GTGCACGCCGTCACGATCCCGGTGCCGGGCGGTCCCGAGGCGCTGGTGTGGGCCGAGGTGGACGACCCGGCGCCCGGGCCGGGCGAGCTGCTGCTCGACGTCGTCGCCGCCGGCCTCAACCGCGCGGACCTGCTGCAGCGCCAGGGCCACTACCCGCCGCCCCCGGGCGCCCCGGCGTACCCGGGGCTGGAGGTGAGCGGGCGCGTGGCCGCGCTCGGGCCCGGAGTGACGGGATGGGCGGCCGGCGACGAGGTGTGCGCGCTGCTCGCCGGCGGCGGCTACGCCGAGCGCGTCGCGGTGCCGGCCGGGCAGGTGCTCCCGCTGCCGCGCGGGGTCGACCTGGTGACGGCGGCCGGCCTTCCGGAGACGGCCTGCACCGTGTGGTCGAACCTGGTCATGCGGGCCGGGCTGGCGGCCGGCGAGTGGCTGCTCGTCCACGGCGGGGCGGGCGGCATCGGCACGGCCGCCGTCCAGATCGGAGCCGCCCTGGGCGCCCGGGTCGTCGCGACGGCGGGGTCGGAGGAGAAGCTCGCGCTCTGCCGCCAGCTCGGCGCGGAGGCCGCGGTCAGCTACCGCGGGGACTGGGTGGCCGACGTCCGCGCGATCACCGGCGGCGGCGCCGACGTGGTGCTGGACCCGATCGGCGCCAAGTACCTCGGCCCGAACGTCGACGTCCTCGCCCCGGACGGGCGCCTGGTCGTCATCGGCATGCAGGGCGGGACCCGTGGCGAGCTCGACCTCGGCACCCTGCTGGCCAAGCGCGGCGCGGTGCACGCGACCGCGCTGCGCTCCCGGCCGATCGCGCAGAAGGCGCAGATCGTCGCCCAGGTGCGCGAGCACGTGTGGCCGATGGTCGCGGACGGCCGGGTGCGCGTCGTGGTCGACTCGACGTACCCCATGGAGCGGGCCGGCGAGGCCCACCGGCGCATGGCCGGCGGGGACGTGACGGGCAAGGTCCTGCTCCGGGCATGA
- the yczR gene encoding MocR-like transcription factor YczR, producing the protein MIRTMPASRLVVLLGDWRTSPSPTRRPMADLLSTALRALVVDGRVPVGARLPADRDLAAALGVSRGVASAAYDRLREEGLLERRVGAGSFTALPLESPLPAGAWVPRTGGPDVVDMTIASLPAPASAMLAAVAEAGELLPAHLGGHGYDLLGMPELRAAIADRYTSLGAPTTPDQILVTTGGQSALDLLARTVLGPGDTALVEVPTYPNALDSLRTARARLHPVPVDAAEGWDPVMLVDALRRGPRLAYVVPDFHNPTGAVMPEQVRARVLDAAARSGTVTVVDEAMADLVLEGPEPPRTARLPHGGQLVCVGSLSKSVWGGLRTGWLRADPALVRRVAEVRAVSDMGPPVHGQLVALALLRRLDAVVAERRELLRSRRDVLVAALAERLPEWSARVPRGGMSLWVGLDAPGSTALAAAAPEAGLRVAPGPRFGIDGAFDRFVRLPFTAPEPVLVDAVDRLAQLWGSLLGGFRPAAASRILV; encoded by the coding sequence GTGATCCGGACCATGCCCGCCAGTCGGCTCGTCGTGCTCCTCGGGGACTGGCGCACGTCGCCGTCCCCCACCCGCCGCCCCATGGCCGACCTGCTGAGCACGGCGCTGCGCGCTCTGGTGGTCGACGGGCGCGTGCCGGTCGGGGCCCGCCTGCCCGCCGACCGGGACCTGGCTGCGGCCCTGGGAGTCAGCCGCGGGGTGGCGTCCGCGGCGTACGACCGGCTGCGCGAGGAGGGGCTGCTCGAGCGCCGCGTGGGCGCTGGCAGCTTCACCGCCCTTCCGCTGGAGTCGCCGCTGCCGGCCGGGGCGTGGGTGCCGCGGACCGGGGGCCCGGACGTCGTCGACATGACGATCGCGAGCCTGCCGGCACCGGCGTCCGCGATGCTGGCGGCGGTCGCGGAGGCCGGCGAGCTGCTCCCGGCCCACCTGGGCGGTCACGGCTACGACCTGCTCGGGATGCCGGAGCTGCGGGCGGCGATCGCCGATCGCTACACGAGCCTGGGCGCGCCGACGACCCCGGACCAGATCCTGGTCACGACCGGGGGCCAGTCCGCCCTGGACCTGCTGGCCCGGACCGTCCTGGGGCCGGGCGACACCGCGCTGGTCGAGGTGCCGACGTACCCGAACGCCCTGGACTCGCTGCGGACGGCGCGTGCGCGCCTGCACCCGGTCCCCGTCGACGCCGCGGAGGGGTGGGACCCCGTCATGCTGGTCGACGCGCTGCGGCGGGGGCCACGGCTCGCCTACGTCGTGCCGGACTTCCACAACCCGACGGGCGCGGTCATGCCCGAGCAGGTGCGCGCCCGTGTCCTGGACGCGGCTGCCCGCTCGGGCACCGTCACCGTGGTCGACGAGGCAATGGCCGACCTGGTGCTCGAGGGGCCGGAGCCCCCGCGCACGGCCCGGCTGCCCCACGGCGGCCAGCTGGTGTGCGTGGGCTCGCTGAGCAAGAGCGTCTGGGGCGGGCTGCGCACGGGGTGGCTGCGCGCCGACCCCGCTCTGGTCCGCCGGGTGGCCGAGGTCCGGGCGGTCTCGGACATGGGGCCGCCCGTCCACGGCCAGCTGGTCGCGCTGGCCCTGCTGCGCCGCCTCGACGCCGTGGTCGCGGAGCGCCGCGAGCTGCTGCGCTCGCGCCGGGACGTGCTCGTCGCGGCGCTCGCCGAGCGGCTCCCCGAGTGGTCGGCGCGGGTCCCGCGCGGCGGCATGTCGCTGTGGGTGGGCCTCGACGCCCCGGGCAGCACGGCGCTGGCCGCGGCCGCGCCGGAGGCCGGCCTGCGGGTGGCGCCCGGGCCCCGCTTCGGCATCGACGGGGCGTTCGACCGTTTCGTGCGGCTGCCCTTCACGGCACCCGAGCCCGTCCTGGTCGACGCGGTCGACCGCCTCGCGCAGCTCTGGGGCTCCCTCCTGGGGGGTTTCCGCCCCGCGGCCGCATCCCGCATCCTGGTCTAG
- a CDS encoding sensor domain-containing diguanylate cyclase — MNVRLHPGTADDAEADAQRRSLQGELRRFWRALALALSVLLVTIASSAAYSQLVVQPRALLTTAVVKQLRLLHEGMLDQETGLRAYAATGNPSFLAAYSAGATKTNRAEDELIGLVAGDPTETRMLVDTILAHRAWAVSWASEGLAVPPGEPLETAKLSAFLARGKTLFDRYRAVQSVATERAANRRDAALDSQRHTLLVAGGINVLVVAGIFGVGMRRRRQLALVIDAPVRALLDMISRMEAGELGVQAPGLGSSEFRRLGDGLAAMARRIEAQQARGMMREEAASQLAARLQVILRVARETSGSLDPRFVAESVAAAAVELGRTRAVVWERQTDGEFVAIRRSDDPKGARPPAGLVAPPHVEVSAAEARTVTVGTMTYFPLVVRGAVVGVMEVEAEAWDDEDSAQVDSVLEALALSAASALDSARLHASVTEQARLDGLTGLRNRRSLEEETPHEYGRSRRYDRPLSVCMIDLDHFKRINDTAGHAIGDEWLRRSAQAVVAGLRGSDVAYRYGGEELVVVLPETAADAALIVAERMRRAIEEIDGPPEYPKITASVGVATLTYAMRDMTDLIAAADTALYAAKSGGRNQVVAAAPPAVLSLPGPQSG, encoded by the coding sequence GTGAACGTACGCCTGCACCCCGGCACCGCTGACGACGCCGAGGCCGACGCCCAGCGCCGAAGCCTGCAGGGGGAGCTGCGCCGGTTCTGGCGCGCCCTCGCGCTCGCTCTCTCGGTGCTGCTCGTCACCATCGCCTCCAGCGCGGCGTACAGCCAGCTCGTCGTGCAGCCGCGGGCGCTGCTCACCACCGCCGTGGTCAAGCAGCTGCGGCTGCTGCACGAGGGGATGCTCGACCAGGAGACGGGCCTGCGCGCGTACGCGGCGACGGGCAACCCGTCCTTCCTCGCGGCCTACTCCGCCGGGGCGACGAAGACCAACCGGGCCGAGGACGAGCTCATCGGGCTGGTGGCCGGGGACCCCACCGAGACCCGCATGCTCGTCGACACCATCCTGGCCCACCGCGCCTGGGCGGTGAGCTGGGCGAGCGAGGGGCTGGCCGTGCCGCCGGGCGAGCCCCTGGAGACCGCGAAGCTGTCGGCGTTCCTGGCCCGGGGCAAGACGCTGTTCGACCGCTACCGCGCGGTGCAGTCGGTGGCGACCGAGCGTGCCGCCAACCGCCGGGACGCCGCCCTCGACAGCCAGCGCCACACCCTGCTGGTGGCCGGCGGCATCAACGTGCTCGTCGTCGCCGGCATCTTCGGGGTCGGGATGCGCCGCCGGCGCCAGCTGGCCCTCGTCATCGACGCCCCCGTGCGCGCGCTGCTGGACATGATCTCGCGGATGGAGGCCGGCGAGCTGGGCGTCCAGGCCCCCGGGCTCGGGTCCTCGGAGTTCCGCCGGCTCGGCGACGGCCTGGCCGCGATGGCCCGGCGCATCGAGGCCCAGCAGGCCCGCGGGATGATGCGCGAGGAGGCCGCGAGCCAGCTCGCCGCCCGGCTGCAGGTCATCCTGCGCGTCGCCCGCGAGACCTCCGGGTCGCTCGACCCGCGGTTCGTCGCGGAGTCGGTCGCTGCCGCGGCCGTCGAGCTGGGGCGGACCCGCGCCGTCGTGTGGGAGCGGCAGACCGACGGCGAGTTCGTCGCGATCCGGCGCAGCGACGACCCGAAGGGCGCCCGCCCGCCGGCGGGCCTCGTCGCCCCGCCGCACGTGGAGGTCTCGGCCGCGGAGGCCCGCACGGTCACCGTCGGCACCATGACGTACTTCCCGCTCGTCGTCCGCGGCGCCGTCGTCGGCGTCATGGAGGTCGAGGCCGAGGCCTGGGACGACGAGGACTCGGCCCAGGTGGACTCGGTGCTCGAGGCCCTCGCGCTGAGCGCCGCGTCCGCCCTGGACTCGGCCCGCCTGCACGCCAGCGTCACCGAGCAGGCGCGCCTGGACGGGCTCACCGGCCTGCGCAACCGGCGCAGCCTGGAGGAGGAGACGCCGCACGAGTACGGGCGCTCCCGCCGCTACGACCGCCCGCTCAGTGTCTGCATGATCGACCTGGACCACTTCAAGCGCATCAACGACACCGCCGGGCACGCCATCGGCGACGAGTGGCTGCGGCGCTCGGCCCAGGCCGTCGTCGCGGGCCTGCGCGGCAGCGACGTCGCCTACCGGTACGGCGGGGAGGAGCTGGTCGTGGTGCTGCCGGAGACGGCCGCGGACGCCGCGCTCATCGTGGCCGAGCGCATGCGCCGGGCGATCGAGGAGATCGACGGGCCGCCGGAGTACCCGAAGATCACCGCCTCCGTGGGCGTCGCGACCCTGACCTACGCGATGCGCGACATGACCGACCTGATCGCGGCCGCCGACACCGCGCTCTACGCGGCCAAGTCCGGCGGCCGGAACCAGGTCGTCGCCGCCGCGCCCCCGGCGGTTCTCTCGCTTCCCGGGCCCCAGTCGGGCTGA
- a CDS encoding biotin transporter BioY: MSSLSHPASPYAPRVPRVLADLVPRSLTADAVLVVGAAALIGVCAQVSIPLWPVPLTLQTFAVLLAATALGSVRSLLATTVYLLIGVAGVPWFSDGRSGWGGSPSFGYILGFLLAALVVGRLSERMSTRSPWRVLALNLLGSVLIYAVGVPWLMATLDVGLAQGLDYGLWDFVPGDLVKSAAAAGLLPATWALVDRVRR, translated from the coding sequence ATGAGCTCGCTGTCGCATCCCGCCTCGCCGTACGCCCCGCGCGTCCCCCGGGTCCTCGCCGACCTCGTCCCGCGGTCGCTGACGGCCGACGCCGTCCTCGTCGTCGGGGCCGCCGCGCTGATCGGCGTGTGCGCGCAGGTGTCGATCCCGCTCTGGCCGGTCCCGCTGACGCTGCAGACGTTCGCCGTCCTGCTCGCCGCGACCGCGCTCGGCTCCGTGCGCAGCCTGCTGGCCACGACGGTCTACCTGCTGATCGGCGTCGCGGGCGTGCCGTGGTTCTCCGACGGCCGGTCCGGCTGGGGCGGGAGCCCCTCGTTCGGCTACATCCTGGGCTTCCTGCTGGCGGCGCTGGTCGTCGGCCGGCTCAGCGAGCGGATGAGCACGCGCAGCCCGTGGCGGGTCCTGGCGCTCAACCTGCTGGGCTCGGTGCTCATCTACGCCGTCGGCGTGCCGTGGCTCATGGCGACGCTGGACGTCGGCCTCGCGCAGGGGCTCGACTACGGCCTCTGGGACTTCGTCCCCGGCGACCTGGTGAAGTCCGCCGCCGCCGCGGGGCTGCTGCCCGCGACGTGGGCGCTCGTGGACCGCGTCCGGCGCTAG